DNA from Massilia antarctica:
CCTCTCCGCAGAAGGCCGCCTCCCAGCTGGTCAGATGATGGGGGAATATGCCGTGCTCGCGGCACCACGCCTGCAAAGCCTCGTCGGACAAGCCATGGGTGGCCCGCAATGCGGCAAACTGCTCCGCGGCAGTCCAGTCCTGAGGGCGCTTCTCGCGCGCCGTCGGCGCGTCCTTAATGGTCACAACTTTATTCTTCATCCAATATTTTAACGTGTGGTGATTCACATTCAGGTCTTCGGCGACCGACTTGACCGACCGGTGGCCTCGTGAATACACTTTGACCAGGGCTTGTTCGATAAATGCTTCGGGATATTTTGATGACATTGGTGCCTCTATATATTGAAAATTAGAGGCGATAACTAGTTCCGTCGCTGGCCGTGGGCCAAGCATCGGAGTCCGTCCTGCTCGAACAAGAAATCGAAAACCTGACGTCTTGAGGGAACGGGTTCCGCTGCGCTTCACCCGTAACACCCGTCCCCCGCTCCCGGAAACGATGTTAGAAATAAGGCACAAGAACGAACCCTAAACCCCACCACAACGATCAAGATCAGGACATAATTTGTTCAAAAACACACCCGACAAGTAGTCTGACACAGGGGGCAAAGCACTCGACTTGTTTGCCGCTCACCTCAAGTCTACAAAGGGTACAAAATGAAAGATGAACTGCTTGATGCGCATCGCATGGGCAAGCTGATGTTGTTTGTGGGCGCAGGAGTGTCTGCAAACCTTGGTCTGCCCACTTGGAACGCTTTGATAGCGCACATCGCGGAGGAGCTAGGGTACGATCCAAAGATCTTCGCTACCTACGGGACTCCTTTGGCCCTTGCTGAATTTTACAAGAAGCAAAAGGGCGGGCTCGGGCCGCTGCGCAGCTGGATGGACCGTGAATGGCATAAGCCAACAACGAACATCTCCATGTCCGACATTCACCGACTGATCACACAGGGTAATTTCTCCCGCATCTACACCACCAACTACGACCGATGGCTGGAGTACGCTCACGATGCGTTTGGCGTAAAGTACCACAAGGTCGCCAGTGTGGCCGATCTTGCTTCCGTAATCGATGGTCGCCGGCAAATCATCAAGTTTCATGGTGACTTCGATGCAGACGACTCGATCGTCCTTGACGAGACCAGCTATTTCCAGCGGCTGAATTTCGATACGCCGCTAGATATCAAGCTCCGCAATGACGTGCTGGGCAGTTCCGTTCTCTTCATTGGCTACAGCCTGAACGATCTGAACATTCGCCTCCTGTTCTATCGCCTGACCGAGATGTGGGGTCGATCTACCCTTGCGTCCGCAAGGCCGAGGTCATATATCTTCACCAATCGACCAAACCCGGTGGCGCAGGAAATCCTGAGCCATTGGGGAATCCAGATGATCGTTTCGGAAGAGGACGACCCAGAAAAAGCGCTTACGGAGTTTC
Protein-coding regions in this window:
- a CDS encoding SIR2 family protein, yielding MKDELLDAHRMGKLMLFVGAGVSANLGLPTWNALIAHIAEELGYDPKIFATYGTPLALAEFYKKQKGGLGPLRSWMDREWHKPTTNISMSDIHRLITQGNFSRIYTTNYDRWLEYAHDAFGVKYHKVASVADLASVIDGRRQIIKFHGDFDADDSIVLDETSYFQRLNFDTPLDIKLRNDVLGSSVLFIGYSLNDLNIRLLFYRLTEMWGRSTLASARPRSYIFTNRPNPVAQEILSHWGIQMIVSEEDDPEKALTEFLQELVT